A single window of Dermacentor albipictus isolate Rhodes 1998 colony chromosome 1, USDA_Dalb.pri_finalv2, whole genome shotgun sequence DNA harbors:
- the LOC139051921 gene encoding uncharacterized protein gives MDNTQSPTPEGTTIKVRYQRNHYGHKPEIQHLRMSDKEKASVADNLERGVPMKTILKRMRTSVASKLRPVHLAECSTLHNIKQQFNIAAPERCHTNDAVSVDTWVLVMKEKGETLVRLYKAQGAVDPSGTFSSADFALVLMTEPQKELLEKLGPAGTLCLDSTHGTTEYQFELTTLLVLDKKGSGVAIAYFICNQMNEQTLTAFFKSLESAMAQKVAAKTLISDDASQFYKAWSRVIGAAKQKLLCAWHVDNNWRKKTLECVEKQLRPHVYHSVWLLLEFLAEKAFEDYFKQFLSSEEEKLRDFLKYFKDHYAVRPQEWAYRFRTRAAVNTNMHLESKHRTLKHTMLERKQ, from the coding sequence atggacaacactcagagtccgacacctgaaggcaccaccataaaagtcaggtatcaaagaaaccattatggtcataaaccagaaattcagcacttgagaatgagtgacaaggaaaaggccAGTGTAGCAGATAACCTAGAAAGGGGTGTGCCCATGAAAACCATACTAAAGCGAATGagaacatctgtggcatccaagctgaggccagtgcacttggcagagtgctcaaccctgcataacatcaaacagcagtttaacattgctgctcctgaacgttgtcacactaatgacgctgtcagtgtagacacgtgggtgcttgtaatgaaagaaaaaggtgaaacacttgtccgcctgtacaaggcacaaggtgcagtggacccaagtggtacattttcttcagcagactttgctcttgttctgatgacagagcctcagaaggagctactagaaaaattgggccctgcagggactctgtgtcttgactccacacatgGAACTACAGAGTACCAGTTTGAGCTGACCACTCTTCTGGTGCTAGATAAAAAAGGATCAGGTGTAgctatagcttatttcatctgcaaccagatgaacgagcaaactttgacagcattcttcaaatctctggagtcggccatggcccaaaaagtggccgctaagacattgatatctgatgatgcctcgcaattctacaaagcatggtccagggtcataggtgccgcaaaacagaaacttctctgtgcctggcatgtggataacaactggcgtaagaagacactcgagtgtgtagagaaacagctaaggccacatgtttaccatagtgtgtggctactcttagagttcctcgcggaaaaggcatttgaagattattttaagcaattcctttctagtgaggaagaaaaactgagggacttcctcaagtacttcaaagaccactatgcagttaggccgcaagagtgggcctatcgctttaggactagagcagctgtcaacactaacatgcaccttgagagcaagcacaggacgttaaagcatactatgctggagagaaaacaataa